A part of Thermotoga petrophila RKU-1 genomic DNA contains:
- the mutL gene encoding DNA mismatch repair endonuclease MutL: MRIKRLPESLIRKIAAGEVIHNPSFVLKELVENSLDAQATRIVVEIENGGKNMVRVSDNGIGMTREEALLAIEPYTTSKIENEEDLQRIRTYGFRGEALASIVQVSRTRIVTKTEKDALATQLVIAGGKVEEISETHRDIGTTVEVRDLFFNLPVRRKSLKSSAIELRMCREMFERFVLARNDVDFVFASDGKIVHSFPKTQNIFERALLILEDLRKGYITFEEELSGLRINGIVSSREVTRSSRTGEYFYVNGRFVVSDELHEVLMKVYDLPKRSYPIVILFIEVNPEELDVNIHPSKIVVKFLNEEKVKKSLEEVLKKNLARKWYRSVTYEEISSRALSVAEAPSYRWFLVKGKYAVVEVEDGLLFVDLHALHERTIYEEILSKKSWGKRPVKKNITVVLSREEKQKLEEYGFSFQGEEGALKVIEIPEFLTEDVVEEFFRDFSVDEKLKERIALAACKLATKSGEFDEETTSKLLDVFFKKRFERCPHGRPISFKISYEDMDRFFER, encoded by the coding sequence TTGAGAATAAAAAGGCTTCCCGAAAGCCTCATCAGAAAGATCGCAGCGGGTGAGGTAATCCACAATCCCTCTTTTGTCCTGAAAGAACTTGTGGAAAACAGCCTGGATGCACAGGCCACCAGAATAGTTGTTGAGATAGAAAACGGTGGAAAAAACATGGTAAGGGTATCCGACAATGGAATCGGGATGACCAGAGAAGAAGCCCTTCTGGCGATAGAACCTTACACGACAAGCAAGATAGAGAATGAGGAGGATCTTCAAAGGATCAGAACTTACGGCTTCAGAGGGGAAGCGCTCGCTTCGATCGTGCAGGTCAGTAGAACCAGGATCGTGACGAAAACGGAAAAAGATGCACTTGCAACACAGCTGGTGATCGCTGGAGGGAAAGTTGAAGAAATCTCGGAAACCCACAGGGATATCGGTACCACTGTTGAAGTGAGAGATCTCTTCTTCAATCTACCCGTCCGTAGAAAATCCCTGAAATCCTCTGCCATAGAGTTGAGAATGTGCCGCGAGATGTTTGAAAGATTCGTCCTTGCGCGAAACGACGTTGATTTTGTCTTTGCTTCAGATGGAAAGATAGTCCATTCCTTTCCAAAAACACAGAACATCTTTGAAAGAGCCCTCTTGATCCTTGAAGATCTGAGGAAAGGTTACATCACGTTCGAAGAGGAATTATCCGGCCTGAGGATAAATGGAATTGTTTCATCCCGAGAGGTAACTAGATCCAGCAGAACAGGGGAGTACTTCTACGTGAACGGCCGCTTTGTAGTTTCCGATGAACTCCACGAAGTACTCATGAAAGTTTACGACCTTCCAAAAAGAAGCTATCCTATTGTGATTCTTTTCATAGAGGTAAATCCGGAAGAACTCGACGTGAACATACACCCTTCGAAAATCGTGGTGAAATTTCTCAACGAAGAAAAGGTAAAAAAAAGTCTGGAAGAGGTTCTTAAAAAAAATCTGGCACGGAAATGGTACAGATCGGTTACATACGAAGAGATATCCTCCCGTGCCCTGAGTGTGGCAGAAGCGCCATCCTACAGATGGTTTCTGGTCAAGGGTAAGTACGCCGTCGTTGAAGTGGAAGATGGACTGCTCTTTGTGGATCTCCATGCACTCCACGAACGAACGATTTACGAAGAAATCCTTTCGAAAAAAAGCTGGGGGAAAAGACCGGTGAAAAAGAACATAACAGTTGTGCTATCAAGGGAAGAAAAACAAAAACTGGAAGAATACGGATTCTCCTTTCAAGGAGAAGAAGGAGCTTTGAAAGTCATTGAAATCCCGGAGTTTCTCACAGAAGACGTCGTGGAGGAATTTTTCAGGGACTTCTCGGTTGATGAGAAATTGAAGGAAAGAATAGCCCTTGCCGCTTGTAAACTTGCCACGAAATCTGGAGAATTCGACGAAGAGACCACATCGAAACTGCTGGATGTCTTCTTCAAGAAGCGGTTTGAAAGATGTCCTCATGGAAGACCGATTTCTTTCAAGATCAGCTATGAGGATATGGATCGATTTTTCGAGCGTTAA
- a CDS encoding DUF190 domain-containing protein: MKLLKIYLGEKDRHSGKPLFEYLVKRAYELGMRGVTVYRGIMGFGHKRHMHRSDFFSLSPDLPIVLEIVDEEERINMFLKEIDNIDFDGLVFTADVNVVKMG; this comes from the coding sequence ATGAAGCTTCTCAAGATCTATCTTGGAGAGAAAGACAGACACAGCGGAAAGCCTCTTTTCGAGTATCTTGTGAAACGCGCTTACGAACTCGGTATGAGAGGAGTCACCGTTTACAGAGGCATTATGGGTTTCGGTCACAAAAGACACATGCACAGAAGTGACTTCTTCAGTCTTTCACCGGATCTCCCCATCGTTCTTGAAATCGTCGATGAAGAAGAGAGAATAAACATGTTTTTGAAGGAAATCGACAATATAGACTTCGATGGTCTCGTTTTCACCGCTGACGTCAACGTGGTAAAGATGGGTTAA
- the crcB gene encoding fluoride efflux transporter CrcB: MIELDYLTIAFGGAIGAVLRYLVSRTINSLLPFSYIPLGTIIVNSVGSFFLSFLMFAAIEKVPLSKEAILFFGTGLLGAFTTFSTFTYETLSLIEESPARGVAYALVNLLFAFTCAYFGMILGRGKV, from the coding sequence ATGATCGAGCTGGATTACCTGACAATTGCATTCGGAGGAGCGATTGGAGCCGTTCTCAGATACCTTGTTTCCCGTACGATCAATTCACTCCTGCCGTTCTCTTACATACCACTTGGCACGATCATCGTGAACTCTGTGGGTTCTTTTTTTCTTTCGTTTTTGATGTTCGCCGCTATCGAGAAAGTTCCTCTCTCTAAGGAAGCCATCCTTTTCTTTGGAACGGGGCTCCTGGGAGCTTTCACCACTTTTTCCACTTTTACCTATGAAACGCTCTCACTCATCGAAGAGAGTCCCGCAAGGGGAGTTGCCTACGCGCTCGTCAATCTTCTCTTCGCTTTTACATGTGCCTACTTTGGAATGATTCTGGGGAGGGGGAAGGTATGA
- a CDS encoding glucose 1-dehydrogenase — protein sequence MLEGKVAVVTGGGQGIGAAITQLFAENGMKVVIAEIDEEAGVEREEMLRERGLDVTFVKTDVADENSVKNMVRKTVEIYGGVDVLVNNAAVMSVKSIFERPLEEWERVIRVNLTGPYICSRYCAEEMIKRGGGVIINIASTRAFQSEPDTEPYSASKGGLVALTHSLAVSLSRYHIRVVSISPGWIETSEWKKKSLRKKPDLRPIDHEQHPAGRVGNPLDIAHLCVFLADDEKAGFITGTNFIVDGGMTVKMIYEE from the coding sequence ATGCTCGAAGGCAAGGTGGCAGTCGTTACAGGTGGAGGTCAGGGAATCGGAGCCGCGATCACGCAGCTTTTTGCGGAAAACGGCATGAAGGTAGTCATAGCAGAGATAGACGAAGAAGCGGGCGTTGAAAGAGAAGAGATGTTGAGAGAAAGAGGGCTGGATGTCACATTCGTAAAAACGGACGTTGCAGATGAAAACTCCGTGAAGAACATGGTGAGAAAAACCGTCGAAATATACGGCGGGGTAGACGTTCTGGTGAACAACGCAGCCGTCATGTCCGTGAAGAGCATCTTCGAAAGACCTCTCGAAGAATGGGAGAGAGTGATCAGGGTGAACCTCACGGGGCCTTACATCTGTTCTCGATACTGCGCGGAAGAAATGATAAAACGCGGTGGCGGAGTGATCATAAACATAGCAAGCACAAGGGCATTTCAGTCAGAGCCGGACACAGAACCCTACTCGGCTTCAAAGGGAGGCCTCGTAGCGCTCACGCACTCCTTGGCCGTGAGTCTTTCCAGATATCACATAAGAGTGGTGAGCATAAGCCCCGGCTGGATAGAAACATCGGAATGGAAGAAGAAGTCCCTGAGAAAAAAACCCGATCTGAGACCCATCGATCACGAACAGCACCCGGCTGGAAGAGTTGGAAATCCCTTAGATATTGCCCATCTCTGCGTCTTTCTCGCGGACGACGAAAAAGCAGGTTTCATAACAGGCACGAACTTCATCGTCGATGGTGGTATGACGGTGAAGATGATATACGAGGAATGA
- a CDS encoding thiamine pyrophosphate-dependent enzyme — MPVNIKQLAQEFDKKEIGITQGHRLCPGCGAPITVKFVMMIARHLGYEPVVGLATGCLEVSTSIYPYTAWSVPYIHNAFENVAATMSGVETAYKALKNKGKIPEDKKYAFIAFGGDGGTYDIGLQSLSGMLERGHKVLYVLYDNEGYMNTGNQRSGSTPPGSDTTTAPVGKKLPGKVQLKKNIVEIVAAHENVYAATASLSEPMDFFAKVEKALNFDGPSFLAVFSPCVRFWRVNDDKTVEISKLAVETKYWPLYEVERGVYRVTRKPRQFKPVEEFLKAQGRFRKLLSRPDAKEIVDELQEYVDRRWERLLTLEEVTKDKPIR; from the coding sequence ATGCCCGTTAACATAAAACAGCTGGCACAGGAGTTCGATAAGAAAGAAATCGGTATCACACAGGGTCACAGGCTCTGTCCAGGTTGTGGAGCACCCATCACAGTGAAGTTCGTGATGATGATCGCAAGACACCTCGGATACGAACCCGTTGTTGGACTCGCAACAGGTTGTCTGGAGGTTTCTACCTCCATCTATCCGTACACCGCTTGGAGCGTACCTTACATTCACAACGCCTTTGAAAACGTGGCAGCAACGATGAGCGGTGTGGAAACGGCTTACAAAGCACTGAAAAACAAAGGAAAGATCCCAGAAGACAAAAAATACGCCTTCATTGCTTTTGGTGGAGACGGTGGAACGTACGATATCGGTCTTCAGTCACTGTCCGGGATGCTCGAAAGAGGTCATAAAGTGCTTTACGTGCTCTACGACAACGAGGGATACATGAACACAGGAAACCAGAGATCCGGATCCACACCCCCGGGTTCGGATACCACAACAGCCCCTGTTGGAAAGAAACTCCCCGGAAAGGTCCAGCTGAAAAAGAACATCGTCGAGATCGTAGCGGCTCACGAGAACGTCTACGCAGCTACCGCATCGCTCTCTGAACCCATGGACTTCTTTGCCAAGGTGGAAAAGGCGCTGAACTTCGATGGACCTTCTTTCCTTGCGGTCTTCTCTCCTTGCGTCAGGTTCTGGAGAGTGAACGACGATAAAACAGTAGAAATATCAAAACTCGCCGTAGAAACGAAGTACTGGCCTTTGTACGAAGTGGAAAGAGGAGTTTACAGAGTCACCAGAAAACCGAGACAGTTCAAACCTGTGGAGGAATTCCTGAAGGCTCAGGGAAGGTTCAGAAAACTTCTTTCAAGACCGGATGCAAAAGAAATCGTAGACGAACTCCAGGAATACGTCGACAGAAGATGGGAAAGACTACTCACACTGGAAGAGGTTACAAAGGACAAACCGATTAGATAA
- the porA gene encoding pyruvate synthase subunit PorA encodes MERVVERVAVTGAEAVANAMRQIEPDVVAAYPITPQTPIVEYFARFVADGVVRTEMIPVESEHSAMSAVVGAAAAGARAMTATSANGLALMHEIVYIAASYRLPIVMPVVNRALSGPINIHCDHSDAMAERDSGWIQLFAETNQEAYDFTILAVRLAEHEDVRLPVMVNLDGFILSHGVEPVEFYPDELVKKFVGELKPMYPLLDTEHPVTWGPLDLYDYYFEHKRQQIEAMENVKKVFPEIAKEFEETFGRKYWFVEPYRMEDAEHVMVALGSTNSTIKYVVDELREEGYKVGSLKIWMFRPFPKEQLQELLNGRKSVVVLDRAVSFGAEAPLYEAVKSALYEVAARPMLGSYVYGLGGRDIKPEHIRKAFEDAINGNLIADEQRYLGLRE; translated from the coding sequence ATGGAAAGGGTCGTCGAGAGAGTGGCCGTCACCGGCGCTGAGGCCGTTGCCAATGCGATGAGACAGATAGAGCCCGATGTCGTTGCGGCGTACCCGATCACTCCACAGACACCTATTGTGGAGTACTTCGCCAGGTTCGTCGCGGACGGCGTTGTCAGGACAGAAATGATTCCCGTCGAAAGTGAACACAGTGCGATGAGCGCTGTCGTTGGAGCCGCTGCCGCGGGAGCAAGAGCGATGACAGCAACCAGTGCAAATGGACTCGCACTGATGCACGAAATAGTTTACATCGCTGCCTCCTACAGACTTCCCATTGTGATGCCCGTTGTGAACAGAGCGCTCAGTGGTCCTATAAACATTCACTGTGACCACAGCGACGCGATGGCAGAAAGGGATTCTGGATGGATTCAGCTCTTTGCGGAAACTAATCAGGAGGCTTACGATTTCACCATTCTCGCTGTGAGACTGGCAGAACACGAAGATGTGAGACTTCCCGTCATGGTGAACCTCGATGGGTTCATCCTTTCTCACGGAGTGGAACCCGTTGAGTTCTATCCCGATGAACTCGTGAAGAAGTTCGTTGGAGAGCTCAAACCCATGTATCCTCTTCTGGATACTGAACACCCTGTAACCTGGGGTCCTCTCGATCTTTACGATTACTACTTCGAACACAAAAGACAGCAGATTGAAGCCATGGAAAACGTAAAGAAGGTGTTCCCGGAAATCGCAAAAGAATTCGAAGAAACGTTTGGAAGGAAATACTGGTTTGTCGAACCGTACAGAATGGAAGATGCAGAGCACGTGATGGTAGCACTGGGCTCCACAAACAGCACGATAAAGTACGTGGTTGATGAACTGAGAGAAGAAGGCTACAAAGTTGGATCTTTGAAAATCTGGATGTTCAGACCGTTCCCGAAGGAGCAGCTTCAGGAACTCCTCAACGGAAGAAAGAGTGTAGTTGTGCTCGACAGAGCTGTTTCCTTCGGAGCGGAAGCACCTCTCTACGAAGCAGTGAAATCTGCGCTCTACGAAGTAGCAGCGAGGCCGATGCTTGGATCCTATGTCTACGGTCTCGGTGGAAGGGACATCAAACCAGAGCACATCAGAAAAGCGTTCGAAGATGCCATAAACGGAAACCTCATAGCAGATGAACAGAGATATCTTGGTCTCAGAGAGTGA
- the porD gene encoding pyruvate synthase subunit PorD produces MSLKSWKEIPIGGVIDKPGTAREYKTGAWRVMRPILHKEKCIDCMFCWLYCPDQAIIQEGGIMKGFNYDYCKGCGLCANVCPKQAIEMRPETEFLSEEG; encoded by the coding sequence ATGTCTCTTAAAAGCTGGAAGGAAATTCCCATTGGAGGAGTCATCGACAAACCGGGAACAGCAAGAGAATACAAAACAGGTGCCTGGCGTGTGATGAGACCTATTCTTCACAAAGAGAAATGTATAGACTGTATGTTCTGCTGGCTCTACTGTCCAGATCAAGCGATCATCCAAGAAGGCGGAATAATGAAAGGTTTCAACTACGACTACTGTAAAGGATGCGGACTCTGTGCGAACGTATGTCCAAAGCAGGCCATAGAGATGAGACCTGAGACTGAGTTTCTGAGCGAGGAGGGATGA
- the porC gene encoding pyruvate synthase subunit PorC: MPVAKKYFEIRWHGRAGQGAKSASQMLAEAALEAGKYVQAFPEYGAERTGAPMRAFNRIGDEYIRVRSAVENPDVVVVIDETLLSPAIVEGLSEDGILLVNTVKDFEFVRKKTGFNGKICVVDATDIALQEIKRGIPNTPMLGALVRVTGIVPLEAIEKRIEKMFGKKFPQEVIDANKRALRRGYEEVKCSE; the protein is encoded by the coding sequence ATGCCCGTTGCGAAGAAATACTTTGAAATACGATGGCACGGTAGAGCCGGGCAAGGTGCGAAGAGTGCTTCCCAGATGCTGGCAGAAGCCGCTCTGGAAGCCGGGAAATACGTTCAGGCTTTTCCAGAATACGGTGCAGAAAGAACAGGTGCTCCCATGAGGGCCTTCAACAGGATTGGTGATGAGTACATCAGAGTGAGATCTGCAGTGGAAAACCCGGACGTCGTTGTGGTGATCGATGAAACACTACTTTCTCCCGCCATTGTAGAAGGCCTTTCAGAAGATGGTATCCTCCTTGTGAACACCGTTAAGGATTTCGAATTCGTCAGAAAAAAGACAGGATTCAACGGAAAGATATGCGTGGTGGATGCTACAGACATCGCTCTCCAGGAGATAAAGAGAGGAATACCGAACACACCGATGCTTGGAGCGCTGGTCAGAGTGACAGGTATTGTGCCTCTCGAGGCGATAGAGAAGAGAATCGAGAAGATGTTCGGAAAGAAATTCCCTCAGGAAGTGATTGATGCGAACAAGAGAGCTTTGAGACGTGGATATGAGGAAGTAAAGTGCTCAGAGTGA
- a CDS encoding methyl-accepting chemotaxis protein has translation MREREIVDKLTSAFFAENTIISFTSQLDEALTRKLRRMQRRIEEVKERFVNLNRLFQELVGDFQAKSDQLVSVIQDMEKISENIMEELKKSGTNVDQIVERVKEASSQIGETLENIRSIEKLIQNIMRIARETNILALNATIEAARAGEAGKGFMIVANEVQNLSNETNEVTKQIVEKAREILESSQRSLENLEFMANLFETVGKTLQNMVRFMENNVKLLQEVRNSLDTSKESLSEKSAEIDSATKVLEETAGGFTTINRVINSVITAQRKLKDLKI, from the coding sequence ATGAGAGAAAGAGAAATCGTGGATAAACTCACTTCTGCGTTCTTTGCAGAGAACACGATCATATCCTTCACAAGCCAGCTGGACGAAGCACTGACCAGAAAGCTGAGAAGAATGCAGCGCAGAATAGAGGAAGTTAAAGAAAGGTTTGTGAATCTCAACAGACTGTTTCAGGAACTGGTGGGAGATTTTCAAGCGAAAAGTGATCAGCTCGTCTCTGTCATCCAAGACATGGAAAAGATCAGTGAAAACATCATGGAGGAGTTGAAAAAATCCGGAACAAATGTAGATCAGATCGTCGAAAGGGTGAAAGAAGCTTCATCCCAGATAGGAGAGACCCTTGAAAACATAAGATCGATCGAAAAGTTGATTCAGAACATTATGAGAATCGCCAGGGAAACCAACATCCTCGCCTTAAACGCCACCATAGAGGCTGCGAGGGCCGGAGAAGCGGGAAAAGGCTTCATGATCGTAGCAAACGAGGTTCAGAATCTATCAAACGAAACAAATGAAGTGACAAAGCAGATCGTCGAGAAGGCCAGAGAAATCCTCGAATCTTCACAAAGATCCCTTGAAAACCTCGAGTTCATGGCGAATCTGTTTGAAACAGTTGGTAAAACCCTCCAGAATATGGTTCGTTTTATGGAAAACAACGTAAAGCTCCTTCAGGAGGTCAGAAACTCCCTCGATACCTCGAAGGAGTCACTCTCAGAAAAGAGTGCGGAAATCGACAGTGCAACGAAGGTTCTGGAAGAGACTGCAGGAGGATTCACGACCATAAACAGAGTTATCAACTCAGTGATCACCGCTCAGAGAAAACTGAAGGATCTAAAGATTTAA
- a CDS encoding MBL fold metallo-hydrolase — protein sequence MFENEILFDNGQHKFMFLGWEEKEEEIVQTNQYLILDGNEGILLDPGGAHVFPRVMSNVAEVVDLSSIRHIFYTHQDPDVTSGILLWLSICENAKIYISSLWVRFLPHFGIYDQKRIVPISDKGTKIKLLSGNELEILPAHFLHSTGNFVLYDPVAKILFSGDIGAAVFEKGKRYRYVDDFERHLPLMEAFHKRYMSSNTACKKWVDMVSKRKIDMIAPQHGAVFRGESVKKFLEWFRNLKCGVDLIDNLYSL from the coding sequence ATGTTTGAAAACGAAATCCTCTTCGACAACGGTCAGCACAAATTCATGTTTCTGGGATGGGAAGAGAAAGAAGAAGAGATCGTTCAGACGAACCAGTATTTGATCCTCGATGGAAACGAAGGGATTCTCCTGGACCCGGGCGGAGCACACGTCTTTCCCAGGGTGATGTCCAACGTAGCGGAAGTGGTTGATCTTTCCAGCATAAGACATATATTCTACACGCATCAGGATCCCGATGTCACATCCGGGATTTTGCTCTGGCTTTCGATATGTGAGAACGCGAAGATATACATATCCTCTCTCTGGGTGAGGTTTCTCCCACACTTTGGAATCTACGATCAGAAAAGGATCGTTCCGATCTCTGACAAAGGAACAAAGATAAAACTCCTGAGTGGTAACGAGCTCGAGATACTCCCGGCGCATTTCCTTCATTCTACTGGGAATTTCGTTCTCTACGATCCGGTGGCAAAGATCCTTTTCTCAGGAGATATAGGCGCCGCGGTGTTCGAAAAAGGAAAGAGGTACAGGTACGTCGATGATTTCGAAAGACATCTTCCGCTTATGGAGGCCTTCCACAAAAGGTACATGTCTTCCAATACGGCCTGCAAGAAATGGGTGGATATGGTTTCAAAGAGAAAGATAGATATGATCGCACCTCAGCACGGCGCTGTGTTCAGAGGAGAGTCTGTGAAGAAATTCCTCGAGTGGTTCAGAAATCTCAAATGCGGTGTTGATCTGATAGACAATCTCTATTCTTTGTGA
- a CDS encoding NAD(P)H-dependent oxidoreductase subunit E, with protein sequence MVKSKEELFKELENFIEENGYEGKKDALIQVLHKAQELFGYLPADVLEYISDKLDVPLSKVYGVVTFYNFFSTKPKGKHQIKVCLGTACYVKGADRIFERFLEELKVNPDEPTSDGMFSVHGVRCLGACSMAPVVMVDEDDFYGRVTPDMVPQIISKYKREG encoded by the coding sequence TTGGTCAAGTCGAAGGAGGAACTCTTCAAAGAGCTGGAGAATTTCATAGAAGAAAATGGGTACGAGGGAAAGAAGGATGCACTCATACAGGTGCTTCACAAGGCCCAGGAACTCTTCGGATATCTTCCCGCGGATGTTCTCGAGTACATCTCAGACAAACTCGACGTTCCTCTCTCGAAGGTTTATGGAGTGGTCACCTTCTACAACTTCTTCTCCACAAAGCCAAAGGGTAAACATCAGATCAAGGTTTGTCTCGGTACCGCGTGTTACGTGAAGGGTGCGGACAGAATCTTCGAAAGATTCCTCGAAGAACTCAAGGTGAATCCGGATGAACCCACCAGCGATGGTATGTTCTCCGTTCACGGTGTGAGATGCCTCGGGGCGTGCAGTATGGCACCGGTTGTCATGGTGGATGAAGACGATTTTTACGGCAGAGTAACTCCCGATATGGTGCCTCAGATCATCAGTAAGTACAAGCGGGAGGGATGA
- a CDS encoding (2Fe-2S) ferredoxin domain-containing protein produces the protein MAKVKSLEELMKIKEQALKDLQLRGETGKRGKITVAMGTCGIAAGAKETLKAIVEALNEYNINDIAVVQSGCMGLCEVEPTVEVRLEGQEPVIYGRVTPENAKRIVKMHILEGRVVEDLVVKRGEA, from the coding sequence ATGGCCAAGGTGAAGAGTCTGGAAGAACTCATGAAGATAAAGGAACAGGCTCTGAAGGATCTCCAGCTGAGGGGCGAAACAGGTAAAAGGGGGAAGATAACTGTTGCGATGGGTACGTGTGGAATAGCGGCGGGTGCCAAAGAGACTCTGAAGGCGATCGTTGAAGCCCTCAATGAATACAACATAAACGATATAGCGGTTGTTCAGTCGGGTTGTATGGGACTCTGCGAGGTGGAACCCACCGTTGAAGTGAGGCTCGAAGGTCAGGAGCCAGTCATATACGGAAGGGTCACTCCGGAAAACGCAAAGAGAATCGTGAAGATGCACATACTCGAAGGAAGGGTCGTCGAAGATCTGGTGGTCAAAAGAGGAGAAGCCTGA
- the nuoF gene encoding NADH-quinone oxidoreductase subunit NuoF, which produces MPLTTNTILICAGGACISAGEKSVKDAFEEELRKYGLDEVVRVIETGCMGACTLGPIAVIYPESVFYQKLTPDAAREIVEEHILKGRIVEKYLYKASEGKPVPRVHEEVPFFKKQVRIVTRNLGVIDPTKIEEYIARDGYFALAKALQMKPEDVIKEIKDSGLRGRGGAGFPTGLKWELAARQKAEKKFVVCNADEGDPGAFMDRSVLEGDPHAVIEGMAIAAYAIGAQKGFVYVRAEYPLAIERLNIALNQAREYGFLGGNIMGTDFSFDIEIRIGAGAFVCGEETALMASIEGERGQPKVKPPYPVEKGLWGYPTVINNVETLANVPWIIRNGAKEFRKYGTENSPGTKVFALAGKVKNTGLVEVPMGITLRELIYEIGGGIAGDKKLKAIQTGGPSGGCIPAEYVDTPVDFESLQKLGAIMGSGGMIVMDEDDCMVDVARFFLEFTVEESCGKCTPCREGTKKMLEILEKITSGEGTEEDIEELEKLAHVVKDTSLCGLGQTAPNPVLSTLRYFRDEYLAHVKEKRCPSKKCKALISYVIDPEKCVGCTACARVCPVQCISGQVRQPHVIDQAECVRCGSCIEVCRFGAISKVTPALPVEEAVE; this is translated from the coding sequence GTGCCGCTCACAACGAACACGATCCTTATCTGTGCAGGTGGAGCGTGTATTTCCGCCGGCGAAAAGAGTGTCAAAGATGCCTTCGAAGAAGAATTGAGAAAGTACGGCCTCGATGAAGTTGTCAGGGTGATAGAGACCGGTTGTATGGGAGCGTGTACATTGGGACCGATTGCCGTGATCTACCCGGAAAGTGTGTTTTACCAGAAACTCACACCAGACGCAGCAAGAGAGATCGTCGAAGAACACATTTTGAAGGGAAGGATCGTGGAGAAGTACCTTTACAAGGCTTCCGAAGGAAAACCTGTTCCAAGAGTTCATGAGGAAGTGCCTTTCTTCAAGAAACAGGTTAGGATCGTCACAAGGAATCTCGGTGTCATAGATCCCACGAAGATAGAGGAGTACATCGCAAGAGACGGATATTTTGCCCTTGCGAAGGCTCTTCAGATGAAACCGGAAGACGTGATAAAGGAGATAAAGGACAGCGGACTCAGAGGAAGAGGAGGAGCGGGTTTTCCAACAGGGCTCAAGTGGGAACTCGCGGCAAGGCAAAAGGCCGAGAAGAAATTCGTTGTCTGTAACGCGGACGAAGGAGACCCGGGTGCTTTCATGGACAGATCGGTTCTTGAAGGAGATCCACACGCCGTCATAGAGGGGATGGCAATAGCCGCCTACGCGATAGGTGCTCAGAAGGGGTTCGTTTATGTCAGGGCGGAGTATCCTCTCGCCATTGAAAGGCTCAACATAGCGCTGAATCAGGCAAGAGAGTACGGTTTCCTTGGAGGAAACATAATGGGAACGGATTTTTCCTTCGATATAGAGATCAGAATCGGTGCGGGTGCGTTCGTTTGTGGTGAGGAAACCGCTTTGATGGCCTCCATAGAGGGTGAGAGAGGCCAACCGAAGGTGAAGCCTCCCTATCCCGTTGAGAAGGGACTCTGGGGATACCCCACAGTGATCAACAACGTTGAAACACTTGCGAACGTACCCTGGATCATCAGAAACGGTGCGAAAGAGTTCAGAAAATACGGGACGGAGAACTCTCCGGGAACGAAAGTATTCGCTCTCGCCGGTAAAGTGAAGAACACAGGTCTTGTGGAAGTTCCCATGGGAATCACACTCAGAGAGCTCATATACGAGATTGGAGGAGGAATAGCCGGAGACAAAAAGCTGAAAGCCATCCAGACTGGGGGACCGAGCGGAGGGTGTATCCCCGCTGAGTACGTAGACACACCTGTTGATTTCGAATCCCTCCAGAAACTCGGTGCAATCATGGGTTCTGGTGGAATGATAGTGATGGACGAAGACGACTGTATGGTTGACGTCGCAAGGTTCTTCCTCGAGTTCACCGTGGAAGAATCCTGTGGAAAATGTACGCCCTGTAGAGAAGGAACGAAGAAGATGCTCGAAATCCTGGAGAAGATCACTTCCGGAGAGGGAACAGAGGAGGACATAGAAGAGCTCGAAAAGCTGGCGCATGTGGTAAAGGACACTTCCCTCTGTGGACTTGGTCAAACCGCACCGAATCCTGTTCTTTCCACACTCAGATACTTCAGAGACGAGTATCTGGCGCATGTCAAAGAGAAGAGGTGTCCATCCAAGAAGTGTAAAGCGTTGATCAGCTACGTGATTGATCCTGAAAAATGTGTTGGATGTACCGCGTGTGCGAGGGTCTGTCCGGTTCAGTGTATAAGCGGTCAGGTGAGACAGCCTCACGTGATAGATCAGGCGGAGTGTGTCAGGTGTGGTAGCTGTATCGAAGTCTGTAGATTTGGAGCTATAAGCAAGGTTACTCCAGCTCTGCCGGTGGAGGAGGCGGTAGAATGA